Proteins from a single region of Novosphingobium sp. CECT 9465:
- a CDS encoding SDR family NAD(P)-dependent oxidoreductase, which yields MSVLDRFRLDGRTAILTGVGPGVGEHVAKAYAELGANVVISARSQDRLDRIAGEINALGGGRARAVAVDVANKADLQQLVDTAHDAFGPIHIVFNNAAAGVVYAHDGGLWANTDAVWQTAMDVNVMATWRLVEMTEADMKAHGKGSVISVQSCGGFTPIPPAVAYGVSKAALLFLVRELAKTQAPHTRINCLCVGSMSPDGQEAEIHRGLGLAERNAIKRFGAADEAVGAAILLASDASSYTTGSTIFTEGGRVGTIS from the coding sequence ATGAGCGTACTCGATCGTTTCCGGCTGGATGGCCGCACCGCAATCCTGACCGGGGTTGGCCCCGGTGTGGGCGAACACGTTGCCAAGGCCTATGCCGAACTTGGCGCGAACGTGGTGATTTCCGCGCGCAGCCAGGACCGGCTTGACCGGATTGCCGGGGAAATCAACGCGCTTGGTGGCGGCCGTGCCCGTGCTGTTGCCGTTGATGTGGCAAACAAAGCCGATCTGCAGCAACTGGTCGATACCGCGCACGATGCGTTCGGGCCGATCCACATCGTGTTCAACAATGCCGCCGCTGGCGTGGTCTATGCCCATGATGGCGGCTTGTGGGCCAACACTGACGCGGTGTGGCAGACCGCGATGGACGTGAATGTCATGGCGACATGGCGGCTGGTGGAAATGACCGAGGCCGACATGAAGGCCCACGGCAAGGGCAGCGTGATTTCCGTGCAAAGCTGCGGCGGCTTCACCCCGATCCCACCTGCGGTGGCCTATGGCGTGAGCAAGGCTGCGCTGCTGTTTCTGGTGCGCGAACTCGCCAAGACGCAGGCCCCGCACACACGGATCAACTGTCTGTGCGTGGGATCGATGAGTCCCGATGGGCAGGAGGCGGAAATCCATCGCGGACTGGGCCTTGCCGAGCGCAATGCGATCAAGCGCTTCGGCGCGGCGGACGAGGCAGTGGGCGCGGCAATCCTGCTGGCGAGCGATGCGTCGAGCTATACGACCGGCAGCACGATCTTCACCGAAGGCGGCCGCGTGGGGACGATTTCATGA
- a CDS encoding VOC family protein, with protein sequence MQPTGSVLELCQVVADLEPALEHWTGTIGAGPFFVFDVPILPGQIYRGAPTEVSMRVAFGFSGGLLIELLQQTNDGPSVFKEMLENSGHGYHHIMLTGPYDENHARLSAKGHAVAFSGQMPSGERFCLFDTQSADGAFIELMETSPAMQESMSRMHRAHLAWDGVTDPVRGLERLAEFS encoded by the coding sequence ATGCAACCCACCGGCTCCGTTCTCGAACTCTGTCAGGTCGTGGCCGATCTGGAACCGGCGCTGGAACACTGGACCGGGACCATCGGGGCAGGGCCGTTCTTCGTGTTCGACGTGCCCATCCTGCCGGGCCAGATCTATCGCGGTGCGCCCACCGAGGTTTCGATGCGCGTGGCATTCGGATTTTCGGGCGGGCTGTTGATCGAACTGTTGCAGCAGACGAATGACGGGCCTTCGGTGTTCAAGGAAATGCTGGAGAACAGCGGGCACGGCTACCACCACATCATGTTGACCGGTCCCTATGACGAAAACCATGCGCGCCTTTCGGCCAAGGGCCACGCGGTGGCGTTCAGCGGGCAGATGCCATCGGGCGAAAGGTTTTGCCTGTTCGATACGCAATCTGCCGACGGTGCCTTCATCGAACTGATGGAAACGTCTCCGGCGATGCAGGAGTCGATGTCGCGGATGCATCGCGCGCATCTGGCGTGGGACGGGGTGACCGATCCGGTGCGCGGGCTGGAGCGGCTGGCCGAATTTTCCTGA
- a CDS encoding NAD(P)-dependent oxidoreductase, which translates to MKVAWIGLGQMGLPTAKAVAAGGHEVRAFDVKAPAAEDAQGLTLVGSPREAAQDADLVCLAVFSDDQVADVLTGPEGVIDLLKPGAIVAVFTTGSIESIQGIAASIPAGIAILDTCFSRKQSEMASGKLTLLVGGDADAIERGRPVFDTFARAIFHVGASGAGRAIKLVNNILFAGHLQLASDAMKLAESLGLERASTATALIQCSGASDVLPWFAGADWSAMLETTRRYMIKDVGAAIDAGKSAGADIPTLTAATATYLAK; encoded by the coding sequence ATGAAGGTTGCATGGATCGGACTGGGACAAATGGGCCTGCCGACCGCGAAAGCAGTTGCCGCTGGCGGGCATGAAGTCCGCGCATTCGACGTGAAGGCACCAGCCGCGGAAGATGCGCAGGGTCTCACCTTGGTCGGCTCGCCGCGCGAAGCCGCGCAGGATGCCGATCTGGTGTGCCTTGCCGTGTTCTCCGACGATCAGGTTGCCGACGTGTTGACCGGGCCGGAAGGCGTGATCGACCTGCTCAAGCCCGGCGCGATCGTCGCCGTGTTCACCACGGGCAGCATCGAATCGATCCAGGGGATTGCCGCCAGCATACCCGCAGGCATCGCCATTCTCGATACCTGCTTCAGCCGGAAACAGTCGGAAATGGCGTCCGGCAAGCTGACCTTGCTGGTCGGCGGTGATGCTGACGCGATCGAGCGTGGGCGCCCGGTGTTCGATACATTCGCGCGCGCGATCTTCCACGTGGGCGCCAGCGGGGCCGGTCGGGCGATCAAGCTGGTCAACAACATCCTGTTCGCAGGCCACCTGCAACTGGCTTCCGATGCGATGAAACTCGCCGAAAGCCTGGGGCTTGAGCGTGCTTCCACTGCCACCGCATTGATTCAGTGCAGCGGTGCCAGCGACGTTCTGCCCTGGTTCGCCGGGGCCGATTGGAGCGCAATGCTTGAGACGACGCGCCGCTACATGATCAAGGATGTGGGCGCAGCGATCGATGCGGGCAAATCGGCAGGTGCGGATATCCCGACGCTGACCGCAGCAACCGCCACCTATCTCGCCAAGTAA
- a CDS encoding nuclear transport factor 2 family protein: MSTTAEIYDAQALADRNRALVIRLMTALDKSDVDTIRAIMAPDVDWYVSGVGTLDLDTLLTQLQAMLGVAKVAHTTIIATTAEGERVAVESRGNFEFEDGRTYRNHYHHLFTVRDGKVVGVREYLDLQETERAFGPMGGSA, from the coding sequence ATGAGCACCACCGCCGAAATCTACGACGCGCAGGCCCTTGCAGATCGTAATCGCGCCCTCGTGATCCGGCTGATGACCGCGCTCGACAAATCGGACGTGGATACCATTCGCGCGATCATGGCGCCCGATGTGGACTGGTACGTTTCGGGCGTCGGCACGCTTGATCTGGATACGCTGCTGACGCAGTTGCAGGCGATGCTCGGTGTGGCCAAAGTGGCGCATACGACGATCATCGCCACGACCGCAGAAGGCGAGCGGGTTGCGGTGGAATCGCGCGGCAACTTCGAATTTGAAGATGGCCGGACCTACCGCAATCACTACCATCACTTGTTCACCGTACGTGACGGCAAAGTGGTGGGGGTGCGCGAATACCTTGATCTGCAGGAAACCGAGCGGGCCTTTGGGCCGATGGGGGGCAGCGCTTGA
- a CDS encoding class I SAM-dependent methyltransferase gives MMPAATAAMQGGGFYNRHSGLQAANLGSALPLLVAAAGEVAVDSPAVGIADYGASQGRNSMAPMAAAIDAVRARTGPDCPIVVSHIDLPSNDFAALFTLLDEDPISYLAGRAEVYPVAIGRSHYGPVLPRGSVDLGWSSNALHWMSRNPCAVPDHGWGVFSADAAVRDAVDAQLDADWANFLIARSRELRCGGRLICQFMGRGEDSHGFEWMAGAFWQSWVDVADSGLVTHDELAWISAPSAGRSVAQIEAPFRDGRVSGLKLIDVAVVPTPDPYWDIYQQSGDVVQLGQMWANMMRAANGPSFAAGLDAGRDRGLVLDAVTERLAARISADPQQNRSYNVIVVIEAVD, from the coding sequence GTGATGCCCGCAGCCACAGCAGCGATGCAGGGCGGCGGTTTCTACAACCGCCACTCCGGGTTGCAGGCGGCCAATCTTGGCTCTGCGCTGCCGTTGCTGGTGGCGGCAGCGGGCGAGGTTGCCGTTGATTCCCCGGCTGTCGGCATTGCGGATTACGGCGCGTCGCAAGGGCGCAATTCGATGGCGCCGATGGCAGCCGCAATTGACGCCGTGCGCGCACGGACCGGGCCGGATTGCCCGATTGTGGTGAGCCACATCGATTTGCCCTCGAACGATTTCGCCGCGCTGTTCACGCTGCTTGACGAAGACCCGATCAGCTATCTGGCGGGCCGGGCAGAAGTCTATCCCGTGGCCATTGGCCGGTCGCATTATGGGCCGGTCCTGCCGCGCGGCAGTGTCGATCTGGGGTGGAGTTCCAACGCGCTGCACTGGATGAGCCGGAACCCTTGCGCGGTGCCCGATCATGGCTGGGGCGTGTTCAGTGCGGACGCTGCCGTGCGCGATGCGGTCGATGCGCAGCTTGATGCGGACTGGGCGAACTTCCTGATCGCACGGTCGCGTGAATTGCGGTGCGGCGGACGGCTGATCTGCCAGTTCATGGGGCGGGGCGAAGACAGCCACGGCTTTGAATGGATGGCCGGGGCCTTTTGGCAAAGCTGGGTGGATGTGGCCGATTCCGGCCTTGTGACTCATGATGAACTGGCGTGGATCAGCGCGCCGTCGGCGGGCCGCTCGGTCGCACAGATCGAAGCGCCGTTCCGCGATGGCCGGGTATCCGGGCTGAAGCTGATCGACGTTGCCGTGGTGCCGACGCCTGATCCCTATTGGGATATCTACCAGCAGAGCGGCGACGTTGTGCAACTGGGGCAGATGTGGGCGAACATGATGCGCGCCGCCAATGGACCGAGCTTTGCCGCAGGACTGGACGCCGGGCGTGATCGTGGTCTGGTGCTCGATGCGGTTACAGAACGGCTGGCAGCGCGCATTTCGGCCGATCCACAGCAGAACCGGTCGTACAACGTCATCGTGGTGATTGAAGCTGTGGACTAG
- a CDS encoding cytochrome P450 encodes MAFAFPEPVIPDHVPADLVRPFPFVFGMTTDRDPFNELAASVHEGPELIYAPHAYPGGSPAWIPRRMEDMRAIYLDTDHYSTHDFSPFSKLTGGTWINSPVELDPPAHGPFRQMVNPAFTPKAMAALEDKIREYAIGYIDGFAARGSCEFMSDFAFEFPIKVFMELMGLPHDRVAEFMDWEMNLLHNHDLSKIADATRKVVAYLSAEIDDRRANPRNDLISFGVMGQIEGRPLTQDELIGFMFNLFIGGLDTVSTNMGLQFWHLATHPEDQAALRANPAEIPHALDELMRAYGAVTTFRTCKKETSIRGVTIKPGDKVCMSTTLAGRDPAEFDNPGVVDFSRRPRHVGFGFGIHTCVGMHLARRELRIAMEEFLARIPAFTLQPGHTVTCHMGMIQPVALPLVWAPAT; translated from the coding sequence ATGGCATTTGCGTTTCCAGAGCCTGTGATTCCCGATCATGTTCCTGCCGATCTTGTCCGGCCGTTCCCGTTCGTGTTCGGAATGACGACCGACCGCGATCCGTTCAACGAACTGGCGGCATCGGTGCATGAAGGACCCGAACTGATTTACGCTCCCCACGCCTACCCCGGCGGTTCGCCCGCCTGGATTCCGCGGCGCATGGAAGATATGCGCGCGATCTACCTCGATACCGACCACTATTCGACGCACGACTTTTCGCCATTTTCGAAGCTGACCGGCGGAACGTGGATCAATTCGCCGGTTGAACTTGATCCTCCGGCGCACGGACCTTTTCGCCAGATGGTCAACCCCGCCTTTACGCCCAAGGCAATGGCGGCCCTGGAAGACAAGATCCGCGAATACGCCATTGGGTATATCGACGGTTTTGCCGCGCGCGGATCGTGCGAGTTCATGAGCGACTTCGCGTTTGAATTCCCGATCAAGGTGTTCATGGAACTGATGGGGCTGCCCCATGATCGGGTGGCCGAATTCATGGATTGGGAAATGAACCTGCTCCACAACCATGATCTGTCCAAGATCGCCGACGCGACACGCAAGGTCGTGGCCTATCTCAGCGCCGAAATCGACGACCGGCGAGCGAACCCGCGCAACGACTTGATCAGCTTCGGCGTGATGGGGCAGATCGAAGGCCGTCCTTTGACGCAGGACGAACTGATCGGATTCATGTTCAATCTGTTCATCGGCGGGTTGGATACCGTTTCGACGAATATGGGCTTGCAGTTCTGGCATCTGGCGACCCATCCCGAAGATCAGGCCGCGCTGCGCGCCAACCCGGCCGAAATTCCCCATGCGCTCGATGAATTGATGCGCGCCTACGGTGCGGTCACCACGTTCCGAACGTGCAAGAAGGAAACGTCGATCCGGGGGGTCACGATCAAGCCGGGCGACAAGGTGTGCATGTCCACCACGCTGGCGGGGCGCGATCCGGCCGAGTTCGACAACCCCGGCGTTGTCGATTTCAGCCGTCGCCCGCGCCATGTCGGGTTCGGGTTCGGCATCCATACCTGCGTCGGCATGCACCTCGCTCGCCGGGAATTGCGAATTGCCATGGAGGAATTCCTTGCCCGGATACCTGCATTCACACTGCAACCGGGCCATACCGTGACTTGCCACATGGGGATGATTCAGCCTGTCGCCTTGCCGCTCGTGTGGGCGCCGGCGACGTAA
- a CDS encoding acyl-CoA dehydrogenase family protein, protein MDFSLTEEQQAFKDIVHRWVEAECPKDWMRKLEADEENYPYALWDKLKEQGFFGIGIPEEWGGLGGDVVMQMIFAREFARTAGGLLWTWGLTSFGGAKTITAVGSEEQKQRWLPKMASGDLRVSLSMTEPDGGTDVLGAMKTHAEKVDGGWKLNGAKMWTTGAKAADRLLVLARTDANVEKKHHGLTMFFVDAKSPGITSSLLPKLGMRAMGSCEVHYEDVFVPDEDVLGTPGQAWYAMLPTLNNERIMVGAQCLGAIDGVLEDAVAYMKQRTAFGGIIGRFQILQHYIADIATWQKTTELLLYYVAQLQSEGKPCGIEANMLKMVATENAVKAADLGIQIMGGMGYSAETDMQRYWRDHRILRMTPISNEMVRNSIAESFGLPRSY, encoded by the coding sequence ATGGATTTTTCGCTTACCGAAGAGCAGCAGGCATTCAAGGATATCGTGCACCGTTGGGTCGAGGCCGAATGCCCGAAAGACTGGATGCGCAAGCTTGAGGCTGACGAGGAAAACTATCCTTATGCGCTGTGGGACAAGCTGAAGGAGCAGGGCTTCTTCGGCATCGGCATCCCTGAAGAGTGGGGCGGCCTTGGCGGCGACGTTGTCATGCAGATGATCTTCGCGCGCGAATTTGCCCGCACCGCTGGCGGCTTGCTTTGGACATGGGGTCTGACCTCGTTCGGCGGGGCCAAGACGATCACGGCGGTCGGCAGCGAAGAGCAGAAGCAGCGCTGGTTGCCGAAGATGGCATCGGGCGACCTGCGCGTGTCACTTTCGATGACCGAACCTGATGGTGGCACCGACGTTTTGGGCGCGATGAAGACGCATGCCGAGAAGGTCGACGGCGGCTGGAAGCTCAATGGCGCGAAGATGTGGACGACCGGCGCCAAGGCAGCGGACCGGTTGCTGGTGCTGGCCCGTACGGACGCCAACGTCGAAAAGAAGCATCACGGTCTGACCATGTTTTTCGTCGATGCAAAGTCGCCGGGCATCACCTCGTCGCTGCTGCCCAAGCTGGGCATGCGTGCGATGGGATCGTGCGAAGTGCATTACGAGGACGTGTTCGTTCCTGACGAGGACGTCCTCGGTACGCCGGGGCAGGCTTGGTACGCGATGCTGCCCACGCTGAACAATGAACGCATCATGGTCGGCGCGCAGTGCCTTGGTGCGATCGACGGCGTACTCGAAGATGCCGTTGCCTACATGAAGCAGCGCACGGCATTCGGCGGGATCATCGGCCGGTTCCAGATTTTGCAACATTACATTGCAGACATTGCCACCTGGCAGAAGACCACCGAACTGCTGCTCTATTACGTGGCGCAGCTTCAGTCCGAGGGCAAGCCCTGCGGAATCGAAGCCAACATGCTCAAGATGGTGGCCACCGAAAACGCTGTGAAGGCAGCGGATCTTGGCATTCAGATCATGGGCGGCATGGGCTATTCGGCGGAAACCGACATGCAGCGTTACTGGCGTGATCACCGCATTCTGCGCATGACGCCGATTTCCAATGAGATGGTGCGCAATTCCATCGCCGAAAGCTTCGGTCTGCCGAGGTCGTACTGA
- a CDS encoding MaoC/PaaZ C-terminal domain-containing protein produces MSYAIGDAIAPFTIPSVSAEAMKDWAVFLADPNPIHLDVEVVKAKGLGDRVINQGPINVAYMMNMLMAAFPEGTIEAMDSRFLDNVYAGDKAIASGRITAVDGNRIECEFSLDIEGRGTVNAGTATIRLSN; encoded by the coding sequence ATGAGCTACGCCATCGGCGATGCGATCGCGCCGTTCACGATCCCTAGCGTAAGCGCTGAAGCGATGAAGGATTGGGCCGTGTTCCTGGCCGATCCCAACCCGATCCATCTCGATGTGGAAGTGGTGAAAGCCAAGGGACTGGGGGATCGGGTCATAAATCAGGGTCCGATCAACGTCGCCTACATGATGAACATGCTGATGGCCGCCTTTCCCGAAGGCACGATCGAGGCGATGGATTCCCGTTTCCTTGACAATGTCTACGCAGGCGACAAAGCCATCGCCAGCGGTCGCATCACCGCAGTCGATGGTAACCGCATTGAATGCGAATTCAGCCTGGATATCGAAGGTCGCGGCACGGTTAATGCCGGCACCGCGACGATCCGGCTCAGTAATTAA
- a CDS encoding VOC family protein, which translates to MPSGPFAHVCMVVRDLDTAIVDWTKILRVLDPAQLDQRIVKYDEFSSGDDAGMKWATFVNDHGTEIQFIQPAPGTPMGRRLDKVGEHVHHLCFSTDDVPGAMEKLKAEGLDLPGGGATYNDPDMTWQKWSWVGAKSTHGCLIEVASPYESRNDGKWHHAPQKFAYKGSGEHPIFNEIAPPTVAAE; encoded by the coding sequence ATGCCGAGCGGACCTTTTGCCCACGTGTGCATGGTCGTGCGCGATCTCGATACTGCGATCGTCGACTGGACCAAGATCCTGCGCGTGCTCGATCCTGCGCAGCTTGATCAGCGTATCGTCAAGTACGACGAGTTTTCGAGCGGCGACGATGCCGGCATGAAGTGGGCGACCTTCGTCAACGATCACGGCACCGAAATCCAGTTCATCCAGCCTGCGCCCGGCACCCCGATGGGCCGCCGTCTCGACAAGGTGGGCGAACATGTCCACCACCTGTGTTTCTCCACCGACGACGTTCCGGGCGCGATGGAAAAGCTCAAGGCTGAAGGTCTTGACCTTCCAGGCGGCGGCGCAACTTACAACGATCCCGACATGACTTGGCAGAAGTGGAGCTGGGTCGGTGCCAAAAGTACCCATGGCTGCCTGATCGAAGTTGCCAGCCCCTATGAAAGCCGCAACGACGGCAAGTGGCACCATGCCCCGCAGAAGTTTGCATACAAGGGTTCGGGCGAGCACCCCATCTTCAACGAGATCGCCCCGCCGACAGTGGCTGCCGAATAA
- a CDS encoding alpha/beta fold hydrolase yields MNAPVRAVVELPGDDGLILRADAYGPIDGPPVLFFHGGGQSRRSWSGAARRVGAAGYRACTVDLRGHGESDWAVDGDYLLDAFARDVEALLDSFDRPVVLVGASRGGQSVLVGGSRRPGKVALAMIADVAPLLRDAGVDDMRSFFAASAGGFSTIDEAADALAEHLHLPRRSDVSGLEKTMRRDESGRLYWQWDPKTVSPEFLNPPSEGVALELAAARMKDPVVLVRAELSTIVTDESVALFQQLTPHLEVVVARDVGHMVTGDSNDMFADTLLDYLARYAPVKR; encoded by the coding sequence ATGAATGCACCGGTTCGGGCCGTGGTCGAACTTCCTGGCGACGACGGCCTGATCCTGCGCGCTGACGCTTATGGTCCGATTGACGGCCCGCCGGTGCTGTTTTTCCACGGTGGCGGACAAAGCCGCCGTTCCTGGAGCGGTGCCGCACGTCGCGTAGGAGCGGCGGGCTATCGTGCCTGTACCGTAGACCTGCGCGGCCATGGCGAAAGCGATTGGGCTGTCGATGGTGATTACCTGCTCGATGCCTTTGCCAGAGACGTGGAAGCCTTGCTGGACTCATTCGATCGGCCGGTTGTTCTGGTTGGCGCATCACGCGGCGGGCAATCCGTATTGGTGGGCGGTTCCCGGCGGCCGGGCAAAGTGGCGCTGGCGATGATTGCGGATGTTGCGCCGTTGCTCCGCGATGCCGGTGTAGACGATATGCGCAGCTTTTTTGCTGCCAGTGCTGGTGGCTTTTCCACAATCGATGAAGCCGCCGATGCGCTTGCTGAACACCTCCATCTGCCCCGTCGAAGCGACGTTTCAGGTCTCGAAAAAACGATGCGGCGCGATGAAAGCGGACGGTTGTACTGGCAGTGGGATCCTAAGACGGTCTCGCCGGAATTCCTCAATCCTCCGTCCGAAGGCGTGGCGTTGGAACTGGCCGCCGCAAGGATGAAAGATCCGGTTGTGCTTGTGCGGGCCGAACTTTCGACGATAGTGACGGATGAAAGTGTGGCCTTGTTCCAGCAGCTTACCCCGCACCTGGAAGTCGTGGTTGCCCGCGACGTGGGGCATATGGTGACCGGCGACAGCAATGACATGTTCGCAGATACGCTGCTGGACTATCTGGCCCGCTATGCCCCGGTAAAGAGATGA
- a CDS encoding SDR family NAD(P)-dependent oxidoreductase: MMQQTVLVIGGSGGLGSAICRALAADWGRVAVGYRSGKDKAEAVAAGLGGKGIALCCDLSDNASIADAVTGANSCGMPLKGIIFSGGVAIDQPFVSTIAEAQWRQVFEVELIGFTRVVAAAIPVLRANGGGSITAISSVANYSYPPGDALSSVPKAAIESLCRAVAKEEGRAGIRANAVAPGIIDAGLGAQFLADLYSPDVWEAQRRRIALRCFGSAEDIADATAFLASDRARYITGQTLIVDGGFSL, from the coding sequence ATGATGCAGCAAACGGTTCTTGTGATCGGCGGTTCTGGTGGCCTTGGCTCCGCGATCTGTCGGGCGCTTGCGGCGGATTGGGGCCGGGTTGCAGTGGGCTATCGGTCCGGGAAGGACAAGGCCGAAGCGGTGGCGGCAGGGCTTGGTGGCAAAGGCATTGCCTTGTGCTGCGATCTTTCCGACAATGCCAGCATTGCAGATGCCGTAACAGGTGCAAACTCTTGCGGCATGCCTTTGAAAGGTATCATCTTTTCTGGTGGTGTGGCGATAGATCAGCCCTTTGTCAGCACAATTGCCGAGGCGCAGTGGCGGCAGGTTTTCGAAGTCGAATTGATTGGCTTTACCCGCGTGGTTGCTGCCGCCATACCGGTCTTGCGCGCCAACGGCGGCGGATCGATCACCGCGATTTCATCGGTTGCAAATTACAGCTACCCGCCCGGCGATGCGCTGTCATCCGTGCCGAAGGCCGCGATCGAATCGCTATGCCGCGCCGTCGCCAAGGAGGAGGGCAGGGCAGGTATCCGCGCAAATGCGGTCGCGCCAGGCATCATCGATGCCGGACTCGGCGCACAATTCCTGGCGGATCTCTATTCGCCGGACGTGTGGGAAGCACAGCGTCGTCGCATTGCACTGCGTTGTTTCGGTTCAGCCGAAGACATCGCCGATGCCACGGCATTTCTTGCTTCAGACCGCGCCCGCTACATCACCGGCCAAACCCTGATCGTCGACGGCGGTTTCAGCCTCTAG
- a CDS encoding metal-dependent hydrolase → MKVRFPKFEFSNVRAHWAPNWEFAQRANAASLIPAYIEPYLLKVMMKARKEIDPSKAALHNDLDIFIKQEMQHCRQHIAFNKRMHEVGYELLKPIEKDFEATFAGFLANKSMRFNLAYCEGFESLSATACELYFEDYNELLESADPEPTDMWRWHLAEEFEHRTVCSDVYHELSGLNPVFAYFYRLYGYFYAIVHLGRFQLMVSKKLLEHDRRNMTPDELQESFVRDKYARKIMGRRFFRNMLKICSPFYDPIKRREPRGYRAYLQDFEAKYDRGATAPIAA, encoded by the coding sequence ATGAAGGTACGATTCCCCAAGTTCGAATTTTCGAACGTCCGCGCGCACTGGGCACCCAATTGGGAATTTGCCCAAAGGGCCAACGCGGCATCCTTGATTCCGGCTTACATCGAACCGTACCTGCTCAAAGTGATGATGAAAGCCCGGAAGGAAATCGATCCCTCCAAGGCTGCGCTGCACAACGATCTGGATATTTTCATCAAGCAGGAAATGCAGCATTGCCGCCAGCATATTGCGTTTAACAAGCGCATGCATGAAGTGGGCTACGAACTGCTCAAGCCGATCGAGAAGGATTTCGAGGCGACTTTCGCCGGCTTCCTTGCCAACAAATCCATGCGTTTCAACCTTGCCTATTGCGAAGGCTTTGAATCGCTCAGCGCAACGGCGTGCGAGCTATATTTCGAAGATTATAACGAGCTTCTGGAAAGTGCCGACCCGGAACCAACCGATATGTGGCGCTGGCATTTGGCCGAAGAGTTCGAACATCGAACCGTATGCTCGGACGTCTATCATGAATTGAGCGGTCTCAACCCGGTCTTTGCCTATTTTTACCGGCTTTACGGATATTTCTATGCGATCGTCCATCTTGGCCGGTTCCAGCTCATGGTTTCAAAAAAACTGCTGGAACATGATCGTCGGAATATGACGCCGGACGAGTTGCAGGAATCTTTCGTGCGCGACAAATACGCGCGCAAAATCATGGGCCGTCGCTTCTTCCGCAACATGCTGAAGATTTGCTCTCCGTTCTACGATCCGATCAAGCGGCGCGAGCCTCGTGGCTATCGGGCCTACCTTCAGGATTTCGAAGCGAAGTATGATCGTGGAGCCACCGCGCCAATCGCAGCCTGA
- a CDS encoding LLM class flavin-dependent oxidoreductase: MKVSYLCMTGYDGPAPGIEIWPASPEFCEPAVAQGSYARYLEMAETAEALGFDWVSVSEHHYAPYQMTPNPMIMASAIIQRTRRVRVALLGPLVPLNNPVRLAEEVAMLDALSGGRLEVLFLRGTPNEHKTYDTQADQTKAMTQEGIDLILKAWTSEKPFGWEGDQYQFNTISIWPRITQLPHPPVFGSGNSEDSVVFAARRRIGIAFSFAAPETVKGWIELYRAECAKEGWEPTPAHVIYRGIAYCAPTDEQAQSDMIAYFGAQAEAQGTLQSATLGGPPVLELVAKPYFVGSPETLIEKFRVLHDIGVGVCDLPFVIGTPDQQRASLDLFGRKVLPTVQSWDMARFPQIAQTEPAE; encoded by the coding sequence ATGAAAGTTTCATACCTTTGCATGACGGGTTACGATGGTCCTGCGCCTGGGATCGAGATATGGCCTGCGTCCCCTGAGTTTTGCGAGCCTGCGGTGGCGCAAGGATCGTATGCGCGGTATCTTGAGATGGCGGAGACGGCCGAGGCGCTGGGTTTTGACTGGGTGAGCGTTTCGGAGCATCATTATGCGCCGTACCAGATGACGCCGAACCCGATGATCATGGCATCGGCTATCATCCAGCGCACCCGCCGTGTGCGTGTCGCCCTGCTGGGTCCGCTGGTGCCGCTGAACAATCCGGTGCGCCTGGCCGAGGAAGTGGCGATGCTCGATGCTTTGAGCGGCGGGCGGCTTGAAGTGCTGTTTTTGCGCGGCACACCCAACGAACACAAGACTTACGATACCCAGGCCGACCAGACCAAGGCGATGACGCAGGAAGGCATCGACCTGATCCTGAAGGCCTGGACCAGCGAGAAGCCGTTTGGGTGGGAAGGCGATCAGTACCAGTTCAACACGATCTCGATCTGGCCGCGCATCACGCAATTGCCGCATCCGCCGGTGTTCGGATCGGGCAACAGCGAGGATTCGGTGGTGTTTGCGGCCAGGCGCCGGATCGGCATCGCGTTTTCCTTTGCCGCGCCGGAAACGGTCAAGGGCTGGATCGAACTGTACCGCGCCGAATGCGCCAAGGAGGGCTGGGAGCCGACCCCTGCACATGTGATCTACCGCGGCATTGCCTATTGCGCCCCCACCGACGAGCAGGCGCAGTCCGACATGATTGCCTATTTCGGGGCGCAGGCCGAAGCACAAGGAACGCTGCAATCGGCAACGCTTGGCGGCCCGCCCGTTCTGGAACTGGTGGCAAAGCCCTATTTCGTGGGCAGCCCCGAAACGCTGATCGAAAAGTTCCGCGTGCTGCACGATATCGGCGTGGGCGTGTGCGATCTGCCGTTCGTGATCGGCACGCCCGACCAGCAGCGCGCATCGCTCGACCTGTTCGGCAGAAAGGTCCTGCCCACCGTGCAAAGCTGGGACATGGCACGCTTCCCCCAGATCGCCCAAACCGAACCCGCCGAATAA